From a region of the Myxococcaceae bacterium JPH2 genome:
- a CDS encoding MBL fold metallo-hydrolase encodes MGAAEQVAPRCRGWERSGRVRFVTFFARLLGFFFLLLAPLGGPAAAPAVPSSSAGRQLSVYFLDVGQGDALLIVSPEGKTVLVDGGPPEAAPRLAARLRELVKGPLDLVILTHPHLDHLGGLTAAIRAVGARRFMDPGFNHPSEAYRDLLNFVGKEVGQVMTPQPNPRSPQSLLTIGLGEGVALTVLWPRVPQESFLDDTRSDPNSNSIVTKLTFGSTSFLLTGDSEPDTEEVLLQKPLDLTATVLKVAHHGGRHSTTAAFLRRVKPRVAVISCGKGNDYGHPSPEVLERLDTAGVRTFRTDQDGEVVAVSDGTSVTLRSARGITAPGVVQGEQGPGPVALGPIEPSVHRRSGGSKEREKEPGSREPSSPSRPAPPPVERAPVSAEGQHYVSLKGSKVFHREDCPTLKRSHNERTVYPSREAAARERRPAEDCHP; translated from the coding sequence ATGGGTGCTGCTGAACAGGTCGCACCCAGGTGCCGAGGGTGGGAGCGGAGCGGTAGAGTGCGATTCGTGACGTTCTTCGCGCGGCTCCTTGGATTCTTCTTCCTTCTGCTCGCTCCACTCGGAGGGCCTGCCGCCGCACCCGCCGTGCCATCGAGCAGTGCGGGCCGGCAGCTCTCGGTGTACTTCCTGGACGTGGGCCAGGGCGACGCGCTGCTCATCGTCTCCCCCGAGGGCAAGACGGTGCTCGTCGATGGTGGCCCTCCGGAAGCGGCGCCTCGGCTGGCGGCGCGGCTGCGCGAACTGGTGAAGGGCCCGTTGGATCTCGTCATCCTCACGCACCCGCATCTGGATCATCTGGGTGGACTCACCGCGGCGATTCGAGCAGTGGGCGCGCGGCGCTTCATGGACCCTGGCTTCAATCACCCGAGCGAGGCCTACCGCGACCTGCTGAACTTCGTGGGCAAGGAGGTGGGCCAGGTGATGACGCCCCAGCCCAACCCGCGCTCACCCCAGTCGCTGCTCACCATCGGACTGGGCGAGGGCGTGGCCTTGACGGTGCTGTGGCCGCGCGTGCCGCAGGAGTCGTTCCTCGACGACACGCGCTCGGATCCCAACTCCAACTCCATCGTGACGAAGCTCACGTTCGGATCCACGTCCTTCCTGCTGACAGGAGACTCGGAGCCGGACACCGAGGAGGTCCTGCTCCAGAAGCCGCTCGACCTGACGGCCACCGTGCTGAAGGTGGCCCACCATGGAGGCCGCCACTCCACGACCGCCGCCTTCCTGCGCCGGGTGAAGCCGCGCGTCGCGGTCATCTCCTGCGGCAAGGGCAACGACTATGGCCACCCCAGCCCGGAGGTCCTCGAACGGCTGGACACCGCCGGCGTCCGCACCTTCCGCACCGACCAGGACGGCGAGGTCGTCGCGGTGAGTGATGGAACCTCCGTCACCCTGCGCTCGGCCCGAGGCATCACAGCGCCCGGGGTCGTGCAGGGAGAACAGGGCCCAGGACCGGTGGCGCTCGGTCCCATCGAGCCCAGCGTGCATCGACGCTCAGGCGGTTCGAAGGAGCGAGAGAAAGAGCCCGGGAGCCGTGAGCCCTCGAGCCCGAGCCGCCCCGCCCCACCTCCCGTGGAGCGCGCGCCCGTGAGTGCGGAGGGACAGCACTACGTATCGCTGAAGGGCAGCAAGGTGTTCCACCGTGAGGACTGCCCGACCTTGAAGCGCTCGCACAATGAGCGCACCGTCTACCCCAGCCGCGAGGCCGCCGCCCGCGAGCGCCGTCCGGCGGAGGACTGCCACCCATGA